From the Daucus carota subsp. sativus chromosome 8, DH1 v3.0, whole genome shotgun sequence genome, one window contains:
- the LOC108198968 gene encoding outer envelope pore protein 16-2, chloroplastic, which produces MGGNNLETRSLIDELRPFDKTAGLFDLGHPLLNRVAESFVKAAGIGAVQAVSREAYFTATESVSGDNGGMPPGIGGSRRNRFPDLKGETNKKSVEALVKGSGKESLQWGLAAGMYSGLTYGLKEARGVHDWKNSAMAGAVTGAALALTSDDSSHEQIVQCAITGAALSTAANLLTGIF; this is translated from the exons ATGGGCGGTAATAATTTGGAGACAAGGTCATTGATTGATGAGCTGAGGCCTTTTGATAAGACTGCTGGTCTTTTTGATCTTGGCCATCCTCTTCTCAATCGTGTTGCTGAAAGCTTTGTCAAAGCTGCCGGG ATTGGAGCTGTTCAGGCCGTTTCTCGAGAGGCTTATTTCACTGCCACTGAAA GTGTGAGTGGTGACAATGGGGGGATGCCCCCAGGGATTGGGGGGTCTAGGCGAAATCGCTTTCCGGACCTTAAGG GTGAAACTAATAAGAAGTCTGTTGAAGCCCTG GTTAAAGGCAGCGGAAAAGAATCACTGCAATGGG GTTTAGCTGCTGGGATGTACTCAGGTCTTACTTATGGGCTGAAGGAGGCTCGTGGAGTTCATGATTGG AAAAATAGTGCAATGGCCGGAGCAGTCACAGGTGCGGCATTGGCTTTAACATCAGATGATTCATCTCATGAGCAAATTGTGCAATGTGCGATAACCGGTGCTGCCCTCTCCACTGCTGCAAATCTCCTCACCGGAATATTTTAA
- the LOC108197529 gene encoding DNA-directed RNA polymerases II, IV and V subunit 9B, translating to MSTMKFCRECNNILYPKEDKEQRILLYACRNCDHQEAAENNCVYRNEVHHSVGERTQVLQDVAADPTLPRTKSVRCAVCNHGEAVFFQATARGEEGMTLFFVCCNPNCGHRWRD from the exons ATGAGTACCATGAAGTTCTGTCGCGAATG CAACAACATACTGTATCCCAAGGAAGATAAAGAGCAGAGGATACTTCTCTACGCTTGCCGTAACTGTGATCaccag GAAGCTGCTGAAAACAATTGTGTTTATAGGAATGAAGTACATCACTCTGTTGGGGAGCGCACCCAGGTTTTGCAGGATGTAGCTGCAGATCCCACTTTGCCGCGAACAAAATCAGTCCGTTGTGCTGTGTGCAACCACGGGGAAGCGGTTTTCTTCCAG GCTACGGCCAGGGGAGAAGAAGGTATGACACTGTTCTTTGTGTGCTGCAACCCAAATTGTGGCCACCGTTGGAGAGACTGA